In one window of Bdellovibrio bacteriovorus W DNA:
- a CDS encoding hypothetical protein (COG1983 Putative stress-responsive transcriptional regulator) → MSEAIENQNQLNYQWVRAPDGAIAGVCKGLGQSLGIKVGMLRVVWLVALLWFGTGLLLYCILAFCLPRADKIDQALRGKLLGVCARISKRYQVEVGLVRTGFVLLALVTFGIAIVGYGLAYFLIPDQQDTLKSPSGAGDS, encoded by the coding sequence ATGTCTGAAGCAATTGAGAATCAAAATCAATTAAATTATCAATGGGTCAGGGCTCCAGATGGGGCTATAGCAGGCGTTTGTAAGGGTTTGGGCCAGAGCCTTGGGATCAAGGTCGGGATGCTTCGCGTCGTCTGGTTGGTGGCTTTATTGTGGTTTGGAACTGGTTTGCTCTTATATTGCATCCTAGCGTTCTGCCTGCCTCGAGCTGATAAAATAGATCAAGCTCTTCGTGGAAAACTACTAGGGGTTTGTGCTAGAATATCAAAACGGTACCAAGTTGAGGTTGGTCTTGTAAGGACGGGCTTTGTTTTGTTGGCTCTCGTAACCTTTGGTATTGCAATAGTAGGGTATGGTCTCGCGTATTTTTTAATTCCAGATCAACAAGACACCCTCAAGTCGCCTTCGGGCGCAGGAGACAGTTAG
- a CDS encoding diaminohydroxyphosphoribosylaminopyrimidine deaminase / 5-amino-6-(5-phosphoribosylamino)uracil reductase (COG0117 Pyrimidine deaminase) — MNKPFALPVPQRGEKLTDEQAMCLAISEAYKGILYAAPNPLVGAVVLDKENRFLSSGYHEKYGGPHAEVNAFKGLSEAELRDARVFVTLEPCAHEGKTPSCAKMMAKYSLSHVTVGLVDPNPLVAGQGIEILKNAGIAVSLYTDSVDSQETTRAELEQVCEVFLFNYRQKKAFVALKIATSLDGQVALKNGESKWITGAESRHYVHFLRASYDAIMVGNGTVLHDNPSLNIRRSDIDKTNKVVVLDSKGELLKNSEHLNIFKNHSLENIFWCLDESQKSQEEFFKKTGVNILFCRSKNGSLDLEHILELLFQHKVYSVFIEGGARLASEALNCGIVNRLYLFQAPIIMGSGGSQSWTETIMIGSMQDRLSLDSPKLMTFGNDVMITGVFKKTQ, encoded by the coding sequence ATGAACAAACCGTTTGCATTGCCTGTACCTCAGCGTGGAGAGAAGCTCACAGATGAGCAGGCGATGTGCCTTGCGATTTCCGAAGCCTATAAAGGCATTCTGTATGCGGCACCGAATCCTTTAGTAGGTGCTGTTGTTCTAGATAAAGAAAACCGCTTTCTTTCAAGTGGGTATCACGAAAAATATGGTGGACCGCATGCCGAGGTAAATGCCTTTAAAGGGCTTTCCGAGGCTGAACTTCGCGACGCGCGAGTTTTTGTCACACTAGAGCCGTGCGCTCACGAGGGGAAAACTCCCTCGTGTGCAAAGATGATGGCTAAGTACTCACTCTCTCATGTCACCGTGGGTTTGGTTGATCCGAATCCGTTGGTTGCAGGTCAGGGCATTGAGATTTTAAAAAACGCTGGCATCGCAGTTTCTCTTTACACAGACTCCGTGGACTCTCAAGAAACCACTCGTGCTGAGCTTGAGCAAGTCTGTGAAGTATTTTTATTCAACTATCGACAGAAGAAAGCATTTGTCGCCTTAAAAATTGCGACGAGCTTAGATGGACAGGTGGCCTTAAAAAATGGCGAGAGCAAGTGGATTACGGGTGCAGAGTCTCGTCATTATGTGCATTTTCTAAGAGCTTCTTACGATGCCATTATGGTGGGTAATGGAACTGTCTTGCACGACAATCCCTCTTTAAATATTCGCCGATCTGACATCGATAAAACCAACAAAGTTGTGGTCTTGGATTCTAAAGGTGAACTTCTTAAAAACTCTGAGCACTTAAACATCTTTAAGAACCATTCTTTAGAAAATATTTTCTGGTGCCTTGATGAAAGTCAGAAATCGCAGGAAGAGTTTTTTAAAAAAACAGGTGTGAATATTTTATTTTGCAGATCTAAAAATGGTTCCTTAGATCTTGAACATATCCTTGAGCTTTTATTTCAGCATAAAGTATATTCTGTTTTTATTGAGGGTGGAGCTCGCTTGGCGAGTGAGGCTTTGAATTGCGGGATTGTAAATAGACTTTATCTTTTCCAAGCGCCTATTATCATGGGTTCTGGGGGCTCTCAGTCTTGGACAGAAACTATCATGATAGGATCTATGCAAGATCGTCTTTCTTTAGACTCACCTAAACTCATGACATTTGGGAATGATGTGATGATCACGGGTGTTTTTAAGAAAACCCAGTGA
- a CDS encoding 4-hydroxyphenylpyruvate dioxygenase (COG3185 4-hydroxyphenylpyruvate dioxygenase and related hemolysins) — translation MAQMTEQNPIGLDGVEFIEYSGPDASYFEEVFRKYAFTQVGEVHGKNIKLYRQGDINYILNCEPQTFATEFAKLHGNSVCATGLRVADADKAFAVAVERGGRPYEGNDHQKGASPFPAIYGIGDSLIYFIDEKNRKKLYEEIFHVKGNPVPVGVGFLAIDHFTNNVPRGEMDKWCDFYTKVLNFREARYFDIRGAKTGLLSKVMRSPCGKFSVPINEPTESKSQIQEYLDEYKGSGIQHIALLTNDIVKTLENLKSSDIQFLTPPPHTYYSMLSERVPNVSEDLKRLEENAILVDGDDKGYLLQIFTKNTFGPIFYEVIQRKGHDGFGDGNFQALFDAIERDQSERGYL, via the coding sequence GTGGCTCAAATGACAGAGCAAAATCCAATTGGTCTAGATGGCGTTGAGTTTATCGAATACTCAGGACCAGACGCATCTTACTTTGAAGAAGTTTTTAGAAAATATGCTTTCACTCAAGTTGGCGAAGTTCATGGTAAAAATATCAAACTTTACCGCCAAGGCGATATCAACTACATCTTGAATTGTGAACCGCAAACATTTGCGACCGAGTTTGCAAAGCTTCATGGGAACTCAGTTTGCGCAACAGGACTCCGCGTAGCTGATGCGGATAAAGCTTTTGCAGTCGCTGTTGAGCGTGGTGGACGTCCTTACGAAGGCAATGACCATCAAAAAGGCGCAAGCCCATTCCCAGCGATTTATGGAATCGGAGATTCTTTAATTTATTTCATCGATGAAAAGAATCGCAAAAAACTTTATGAAGAAATTTTTCATGTAAAAGGTAATCCAGTTCCAGTAGGAGTCGGCTTTTTAGCTATTGATCACTTCACGAACAACGTTCCAAGAGGTGAAATGGATAAGTGGTGTGACTTCTATACGAAAGTTCTTAACTTCCGTGAGGCTCGATACTTTGATATCCGCGGAGCTAAAACCGGATTGCTTTCTAAAGTGATGCGCTCACCATGCGGCAAGTTCTCTGTGCCGATCAATGAACCAACAGAGAGTAAATCACAGATTCAAGAATACTTGGATGAATATAAAGGTTCTGGAATCCAACATATAGCTCTATTGACGAACGATATTGTGAAGACTCTAGAGAATTTGAAATCCAGTGATATTCAATTCCTGACTCCGCCTCCGCACACTTACTACTCGATGCTTTCAGAGCGCGTTCCAAATGTGAGTGAAGACCTTAAGCGTTTAGAAGAAAACGCGATTCTTGTAGATGGAGACGACAAAGGTTACCTTCTGCAGATCTTCACTAAGAATACTTTTGGGCCTATCTTCTATGAAGTGATTCAACGTAAAGGTCACGACGGCTTTGGAGACGGAAATTTCCAAGCACTGTTTGATGCTATCGAGCGCGATCAAAGCGAGCGCGGGTATTTATAG
- a CDS encoding RRM3/PIF1 helicase-like protein (COG0507 ATP-dependent exoDNAse (exonuclease V), alpha subunit - helicase superfamily I member), with the protein MGSDGLTLSFEQSQALELLRSGENVFLTGGAGSGKSFLIRHYMREIDTQELPILASTGAAAVLLGGRTFHSFFGLGILEGGAEATYQKASRDNKLLSRLRKVEGIIIDEISMIPGQAFIVAEALARRARDSDLPWGGMRIIVVGDFAQLPPVTQGSQRDWCFSTEVWKKSGFCTALLSHNQRISEDNFLDVLADVRNGKMTDRVREFLNDRVKVHDEDHPGTRLFPRKIHADDFNLRRLQEIPEEEVTIDSIYLGSEKHIQFLQKTSPVPLRLSLKIGCRVMFLQNDPQRRWVNGTRGEVIDILDDQIVVKKSNRREVSVEKVSFALQDAEGNVLASVIQFPLTLAYATTIHKSQGATLDDLWCDLSRLWEPGHAYVALSRLRSAEGLHLIGWNPRSIIVDQKVLAFYKELEEGRP; encoded by the coding sequence ATGGGGTCCGACGGTCTAACTCTTTCATTCGAACAATCTCAGGCGCTTGAGCTTTTGCGTTCCGGAGAAAATGTCTTCCTAACTGGGGGAGCCGGCAGTGGTAAGAGTTTTTTAATTCGCCATTATATGCGTGAAATCGACACGCAAGAGCTTCCAATCTTGGCTAGTACAGGGGCCGCGGCCGTTCTCTTAGGTGGTCGTACTTTTCATTCTTTTTTCGGTTTGGGCATTCTAGAGGGTGGCGCGGAAGCGACTTACCAAAAAGCGAGCCGAGACAATAAGCTTCTTTCAAGATTACGCAAAGTCGAAGGTATTATCATTGATGAGATATCAATGATTCCAGGACAGGCTTTCATTGTCGCAGAAGCCTTGGCGCGTAGAGCCCGAGATTCTGATCTTCCTTGGGGAGGCATGAGAATTATCGTGGTGGGAGATTTTGCTCAGTTGCCACCGGTGACTCAAGGTAGTCAGAGAGATTGGTGCTTCAGCACTGAGGTGTGGAAGAAGAGTGGCTTTTGCACAGCTCTTTTGTCGCACAACCAGAGAATATCAGAAGATAATTTTTTAGATGTTTTAGCAGATGTGCGAAATGGTAAGATGACCGACAGGGTGCGAGAGTTCCTCAACGATCGCGTGAAAGTCCATGATGAAGATCACCCAGGCACAAGGCTTTTTCCGCGTAAAATTCACGCGGATGATTTTAATTTAAGAAGACTTCAAGAAATTCCAGAAGAAGAAGTGACGATTGATTCTATCTATTTGGGATCAGAAAAACATATTCAGTTTTTACAAAAAACATCTCCAGTGCCTCTACGCTTGAGTTTGAAAATTGGTTGTCGTGTGATGTTTTTGCAGAACGATCCGCAACGTCGTTGGGTGAATGGCACGCGAGGCGAGGTCATAGATATTCTGGATGATCAGATTGTTGTTAAAAAAAGCAATCGACGTGAAGTCAGTGTTGAAAAAGTTTCGTTTGCTCTGCAAGATGCCGAGGGAAATGTTTTAGCCTCTGTGATTCAGTTTCCATTGACGTTGGCCTACGCAACCACCATTCACAAAAGCCAAGGGGCTACCTTGGACGATCTATGGTGTGATTTAAGTCGGTTGTGGGAGCCAGGGCATGCCTATGTAGCTCTAAGCCGTTTAAGATCTGCGGAGGGTTTGCACTTAATCGGTTGGAATCCGCGCTCTATTATTGTCGATCAAAAAGTTTTAGCATTTTATAAAGAACTAGAAGAGGGGCGGCCTTAA
- a CDS encoding rhodanese-related sulfurtransferase (COG0607 Rhodanese-related sulfurtransferase) yields MAKYTEFQTKTPNPGFEDVMDIHPNELNQLKDSVYLVDVRRPDEYTGELGHIAGTQLIVLDTIPQHLQELPKDKTIVFVCRSGGRSAQATAYAKSEGFSEVYNMLGGMLLWNELQLPVER; encoded by the coding sequence ATGGCTAAATATACAGAATTTCAAACAAAAACTCCAAATCCTGGTTTTGAGGATGTGATGGACATTCATCCCAACGAACTCAATCAACTCAAAGACAGCGTGTATCTTGTGGATGTCCGTCGTCCCGACGAATACACTGGAGAACTTGGGCATATCGCTGGTACTCAGCTGATTGTCCTAGACACTATTCCTCAACACCTCCAAGAACTTCCGAAAGACAAAACTATCGTCTTTGTATGTAGAAGCGGTGGGCGCTCTGCTCAAGCCACAGCTTATGCAAAATCAGAAGGCTTTAGCGAAGTCTATAACATGCTCGGCGGAATGCTTCTTTGGAATGAACTTCAACTACCTGTAGAAAGATAA
- a CDS encoding hypothetical protein (COG5495 Uncharacterized conserved protein) yields MTATRRKTTSYLIIGSGRVARHLLHYFHLLKESQHLTDSSKRSEAQELPSWTLDSWDRAQDPLALARKIEAADHILLAISDDALENFYLKNIDGLDKICVHFSGAKQIPNTIAAHPLMTFGHDLYDLSFYQRIHFVMTGADDLKEAIPAFNNSSSVLFSAEKAKYHALCVMGGNFTNLLISKMLQEFEAYDIPLEASRLYIDAVVENVFADRGHSLTGPLARKDLQTINANLNALKSDPYEEIYASFVNAFIPDFSKKKEGES; encoded by the coding sequence ATGACGGCGACAAGACGCAAAACCACATCCTATCTTATTATTGGCTCAGGCCGTGTCGCACGCCACTTGCTACACTATTTCCATTTATTAAAAGAATCCCAACATCTAACGGACTCATCTAAAAGATCTGAAGCCCAAGAACTTCCATCGTGGACACTTGATTCTTGGGATCGCGCCCAAGATCCCTTGGCTTTAGCAAGAAAGATCGAAGCTGCAGATCATATCCTGTTAGCAATTAGTGATGATGCCCTTGAAAATTTTTATTTAAAAAACATTGATGGTCTCGACAAGATCTGTGTTCATTTTTCAGGAGCTAAACAGATCCCGAACACGATTGCTGCTCATCCACTGATGACTTTTGGTCATGACCTCTATGATTTGAGCTTCTATCAACGAATTCACTTTGTAATGACTGGAGCCGATGATTTAAAAGAGGCGATCCCAGCATTTAATAACTCTTCGTCTGTTTTATTTTCAGCAGAAAAAGCCAAGTACCATGCTCTTTGTGTTATGGGCGGAAACTTCACAAATCTTTTAATCAGCAAAATGCTGCAAGAGTTTGAAGCCTATGACATCCCCCTAGAGGCCAGTCGCCTATATATTGATGCCGTGGTTGAGAATGTCTTTGCAGACCGAGGTCACTCTTTGACCGGCCCCCTAGCGCGAAAAGATCTTCAGACAATCAACGCCAATCTCAACGCCCTTAAGTCTGACCCTTATGAAGAAATCTATGCATCCTTTGTAAATGCATTTATTCCCGATTTTTCAAAGAAGAAAGAAGGTGAATCATGA
- the panB gene encoding 3-methyl-2-oxobutanoate hydroxymethyltransferase (COG0413 Ketopantoate hydroxymethyltransferase), whose product MKSILEFQEAKKESRKISMITCYDYTFARLVAESNIDCILVGDSLAMTMHGHKTTLNANVNLMALHTAAVVRGAPEKFIIGDLPFMSYRKNLSNNMTAAEKIMKAGAHAVKLEGVEGNLKLITHLVQSGVPVMGHIGLTPQSVHQLGGFKVQGRNEKAQKKLQEQALALQDAGAFSVVLECVPSSLAQVITSSLEIPTIGIGAGVDCDGQVLVLQDMLGMNKDFQPKFVKKYLQGFDLITEAFNHFHGEVIHGDFPTAKESYQ is encoded by the coding sequence ATGAAATCAATTCTTGAATTTCAAGAGGCTAAAAAAGAAAGTCGTAAAATCTCAATGATCACTTGCTACGACTACACCTTCGCTCGCCTTGTGGCGGAAAGTAACATTGACTGTATCTTAGTGGGCGATTCTCTTGCGATGACCATGCACGGGCATAAAACAACCTTGAATGCCAATGTGAACCTGATGGCCCTACACACAGCGGCCGTCGTGCGTGGCGCCCCTGAAAAATTTATTATCGGCGATCTTCCTTTTATGAGCTATCGCAAAAATCTCAGCAACAATATGACCGCGGCTGAAAAAATTATGAAAGCCGGTGCTCATGCCGTGAAACTAGAGGGTGTCGAAGGAAATTTAAAGCTCATCACTCATCTCGTTCAGTCAGGCGTGCCGGTGATGGGACATATCGGTCTTACTCCGCAATCTGTGCATCAGTTAGGCGGCTTTAAAGTCCAAGGTCGCAATGAAAAGGCGCAAAAAAAATTGCAAGAACAAGCTCTTGCTCTTCAAGATGCGGGAGCATTCTCGGTCGTCCTTGAATGCGTTCCTTCAAGCCTAGCCCAAGTCATTACCTCGAGCTTAGAAATTCCTACTATTGGAATCGGTGCTGGCGTTGATTGCGATGGGCAAGTTCTTGTGCTTCAGGACATGCTTGGAATGAATAAAGATTTCCAACCAAAATTTGTTAAAAAATACTTACAGGGTTTTGATTTAATCACTGAGGCCTTTAATCATTTTCACGGCGAAGTTATCCACGGAGATTTCCCCACAGCTAAAGAGAGCTATCAATGA
- a CDS encoding pantothenate synthetase (COG0414 Panthothenate synthetase), with protein MIKVLKSPQEMLEWRKSAKGSVGFVPTMGALHDGHASLLTRARGENENLVLSIFVNPTQFNNPDDLKTYPKTWEQDLALAQRLGVNAIFYPQFEDMYPDKYLYKISESSFSNELDGAHRPGHFDGVLTIVHKLLSLVQPQRAYFGEKDYQQLKLIQGMVQAFFLPVSIVPVPTMREDSGLAMSSRNLLLTEENRIKAPLIYKTITTAISANEAQKILSDAGFKVDYVVDKEGRRYVAAFAGNVRLIDNVEI; from the coding sequence ATGATTAAAGTCCTAAAATCCCCACAAGAAATGTTGGAATGGAGAAAATCCGCAAAGGGCTCTGTCGGATTTGTTCCCACAATGGGAGCTCTGCATGATGGACATGCCAGTCTCTTAACAAGAGCACGAGGAGAAAATGAAAATCTCGTACTCTCGATTTTCGTCAACCCCACACAGTTCAACAATCCTGATGACTTAAAAACTTATCCAAAAACTTGGGAACAGGATCTCGCTCTCGCACAGCGTTTGGGCGTCAATGCTATTTTCTATCCACAGTTTGAAGATATGTATCCAGATAAATATCTTTATAAAATTTCTGAGTCCTCTTTTTCTAACGAACTCGACGGCGCTCATCGTCCTGGACACTTTGATGGTGTTTTGACGATCGTTCATAAACTCCTAAGTCTTGTACAACCTCAGAGAGCTTACTTTGGTGAAAAAGACTATCAACAGCTAAAGCTTATTCAAGGAATGGTCCAGGCTTTCTTTCTCCCAGTTTCGATCGTACCTGTTCCCACGATGCGCGAAGACTCAGGGCTTGCGATGAGTTCAAGGAATTTGCTTCTTACAGAAGAAAATCGCATCAAGGCTCCACTCATTTATAAAACAATCACGACAGCAATCTCTGCGAACGAAGCTCAGAAGATTTTATCTGACGCTGGCTTCAAAGTGGACTACGTCGTGGATAAAGAGGGTCGTCGCTATGTCGCCGCTTTTGCTGGAAATGTAAGGTTGATTGATAATGTTGAAATCTAA
- a CDS encoding flavoprotein (COG0452 Phosphopantothenoylcysteine synthetase/decarboxylase): MLKSKVLFILTGSIACYKACQVISRLVQYGCDVQVVATPSALEFVGNATIEGLTGKHVISDLFAAGDVMDHIHLVRWADLILVAPATANFINKAAQGVADDLVQTLFLAHDFKKPFLVAPAMNTTMYLHPVTQESTRKLISMGVKILETASGVLACGEEGLGKLLDPDLILKEVLDLLPSNTSFVQSQEKPLKVLITAGGTQEPIDTVRVISNLSSGKTGVIISEVLTQQGCDVTLLQAHSSQVPSSQLKVQRFSSFEDLNEKLEDELKNKAYDMVIHAAAVSDYSVESVEIQGKKYPPMSIPKVSSNEEHMSIHLKKNFKIVNRLKDYSQNKDIDVVAFKLTSHASTEEKQLAVQKLFSESSVDAVVHNDLTDIDIKKGLHRFTLHSQGVERSLEGPDRLALALLERKLIRKNK, from the coding sequence ATGTTGAAATCTAAAGTCTTATTTATTCTTACGGGTTCAATAGCTTGCTATAAAGCTTGTCAGGTGATTTCTCGCCTCGTGCAGTACGGTTGTGATGTTCAAGTGGTTGCCACTCCCTCTGCTTTAGAATTTGTTGGCAATGCCACCATTGAAGGCCTCACGGGCAAGCATGTGATCAGCGATCTCTTTGCTGCTGGAGATGTGATGGATCACATTCATCTCGTGCGCTGGGCAGATTTAATTTTAGTTGCACCTGCAACCGCCAATTTTATCAATAAAGCGGCTCAAGGAGTCGCAGACGATTTAGTGCAGACTTTATTTTTGGCCCATGACTTTAAAAAACCTTTTCTCGTAGCTCCTGCCATGAATACGACAATGTACCTTCACCCAGTCACTCAAGAATCTACGCGCAAGCTTATAAGCATGGGCGTTAAAATTCTTGAAACAGCTTCTGGCGTACTTGCTTGCGGAGAAGAAGGTTTAGGTAAGTTACTCGATCCTGATTTAATTCTTAAAGAAGTACTCGATCTCCTTCCTAGCAACACTTCCTTCGTACAAAGCCAGGAAAAGCCTCTCAAAGTCTTAATTACTGCCGGTGGCACTCAAGAACCCATCGACACTGTACGCGTTATCAGTAATTTAAGTTCGGGGAAAACTGGAGTTATTATCTCTGAAGTTCTGACTCAACAAGGGTGTGATGTTACTTTACTTCAAGCTCACTCTTCCCAAGTGCCTAGCTCGCAATTAAAGGTCCAACGCTTCTCAAGTTTCGAAGACCTCAACGAAAAACTTGAAGATGAACTTAAAAATAAAGCCTACGACATGGTCATCCATGCCGCAGCGGTGAGCGACTACTCAGTGGAGAGCGTTGAAATTCAAGGCAAAAAATATCCGCCGATGTCTATTCCTAAGGTGAGCTCTAACGAAGAACACATGAGCATTCATCTTAAGAAGAATTTTAAAATCGTGAATCGACTTAAAGACTACTCTCAGAACAAAGATATTGACGTGGTGGCCTTTAAATTAACCAGCCACGCATCAACAGAAGAAAAGCAACTTGCTGTGCAAAAGCTTTTTTCAGAGTCATCAGTGGATGCCGTTGTTCACAATGATCTTACGGATATAGATATTAAAAAGGGATTGCATCGCTTTACCTTGCACAGTCAAGGTGTGGAGAGATCTCTCGAAGGGCCAGATAGACTCGCCCTTGCTTTACTTGAAAGAAAACTTATTAGGAAGAACAAATGA
- a CDS encoding pantothenate kinase (COG1521 Putative transcriptional regulator, homolog of Bvg accessory factor): MILCLDVGNTQIYAGLFDRDQMVASFRKNSKGGISSDETGIFLRTAIRENGLDPSKVKQIAICSVVPEVVYSLRGACQKYFNISPFILQAGVKTGLKVKYRNPLEVGADRIANSIAASHLYPDRNLLLVDLGTATTFCALSKEKDYLGGSIAAGLRLSMEALETNTAKLKSVEIKTMHEALGRTTTESLQSGLYFGHLGTMKELLTRLSKECFPENEKPFVIGTGGFAHLFEKEKIFDEIIPDLVLKGMLIALQYNS; the protein is encoded by the coding sequence ATGATTCTCTGTCTTGATGTAGGAAACACACAAATCTATGCCGGGCTATTTGATCGCGATCAGATGGTGGCATCTTTTAGAAAAAACTCAAAAGGGGGAATTTCCTCTGATGAAACAGGCATTTTCCTTCGCACTGCCATTCGCGAAAATGGCTTAGACCCCAGCAAGGTTAAACAAATTGCCATCTGTAGCGTTGTGCCCGAGGTGGTTTACTCTTTGCGCGGAGCTTGCCAAAAGTATTTCAATATCTCTCCATTTATTCTCCAAGCTGGCGTAAAAACGGGCCTCAAGGTGAAGTATCGCAACCCTCTTGAAGTGGGAGCCGATCGCATTGCTAACTCGATTGCCGCCTCTCACCTTTATCCGGATAGAAACCTACTTCTTGTGGATCTAGGAACTGCTACGACTTTTTGCGCGCTCTCTAAAGAAAAAGACTATCTAGGTGGATCTATTGCCGCGGGACTTAGACTCTCTATGGAGGCCTTAGAGACCAACACAGCTAAGTTAAAATCTGTCGAGATTAAAACTATGCACGAGGCCCTTGGTCGCACAACGACAGAGAGTCTTCAGTCAGGTCTATATTTTGGACACTTAGGGACGATGAAAGAACTACTGACTCGCCTAAGCAAAGAGTGTTTCCCCGAAAATGAAAAGCCGTTCGTCATTGGTACAGGCGGTTTTGCGCATCTATTTGAAAAAGAAAAAATCTTCGATGAAATCATTCCCGATCTTGTGTTAAAGGGTATGCTCATCGCTTTACAGTATAATAGCTAA
- a CDS encoding aspartate alpha-decarboxylase (COG0853 Aspartate 1-decarboxylase) has translation MNITMLRTKLHRATVTGADLNYEGSVSVCPDLIKASGFFINEKVDIYNCNNGARFSTYVIKGNKGEICLNGAAARHVQKGDLVIMCSYCSVDLKEAAKHEPTVVFLNEKNKVKTKRKEDRKNNK, from the coding sequence ATGAATATTACTATGCTAAGAACAAAACTTCATCGTGCCACTGTCACCGGAGCGGATTTAAACTACGAAGGCTCTGTGAGCGTATGCCCTGACTTAATCAAAGCTTCAGGCTTTTTTATTAACGAGAAAGTGGATATCTATAACTGTAACAACGGCGCACGTTTTTCCACTTACGTTATCAAAGGAAATAAAGGCGAGATCTGCCTCAATGGCGCAGCTGCTCGTCACGTACAAAAGGGTGATCTTGTAATTATGTGTTCTTACTGCTCCGTCGATCTAAAAGAAGCGGCCAAGCACGAACCCACAGTGGTATTTTTGAACGAGAAAAACAAGGTTAAGACTAAGAGAAAAGAAGATAGAAAAAACAATAAGTAA
- a CDS encoding putative secreted nuclease (COG2356 Endonuclease I) gives MKHYIISLLALLVACTSFASSNLNSSKHPYYGEKFYLDLSSGASNEPLLNSIKNVLRSYHLKVDNSFDQIVNNCSGSKCYNHNPIGYDNARVFLLLGHYLVEMENEQYGFRDVYCDTVKTAKDFRGVNPNPRRLPDSNVINIEHSWPQSRFTGKYSKTAQKSDLHHLFPTDSRLNSTRGNGPFGEVRKDTKFFNCGSARFGIATTSNLQVFEPPANHKGNLARAMFYFSVRYDMQISAAEEAYFRKWAKEDPIDEDEIERNNSIYAAQGNRNPFIDFPDLEDKIQRF, from the coding sequence TTGAAACATTACATTATATCGCTTTTGGCCCTTTTAGTGGCTTGTACGAGTTTTGCGAGTAGCAACCTTAACTCTTCAAAACATCCTTACTACGGCGAAAAATTTTACCTTGATCTCAGCTCAGGTGCCAGCAACGAACCCCTCCTTAATTCCATCAAAAATGTTCTCAGAAGTTACCATCTTAAAGTTGACAATAGTTTCGATCAAATTGTTAACAACTGCTCCGGATCTAAGTGCTACAATCACAACCCTATCGGATATGACAATGCCAGAGTCTTCCTTCTTCTTGGTCACTACTTAGTAGAAATGGAAAACGAACAATATGGCTTCCGTGATGTTTACTGTGACACCGTTAAAACTGCCAAAGACTTCCGCGGTGTAAACCCAAATCCACGCAGACTTCCAGATTCAAACGTTATTAATATCGAGCACTCATGGCCACAAAGCCGCTTCACTGGAAAATATAGCAAAACAGCGCAAAAATCAGATTTGCACCATCTTTTTCCAACTGATTCCCGCCTCAACTCCACTCGCGGCAATGGCCCTTTCGGCGAAGTTCGCAAAGACACCAAATTCTTTAATTGTGGTTCCGCGAGATTCGGCATCGCTACTACTAGCAACTTGCAGGTTTTTGAACCGCCAGCGAATCACAAAGGCAATCTAGCAAGAGCGATGTTCTACTTCTCTGTTCGCTACGATATGCAAATCTCTGCTGCCGAAGAAGCTTATTTCCGCAAATGGGCTAAAGAAGATCCAATTGATGAAGATGAGATCGAGCGCAATAACTCAATTTACGCAGCTCAAGGGAATCGCAATCCATTTATCGATTTCCCTGATTTAGAGGATAAAATTCAAAGATTTTAA